A single genomic interval of Musa acuminata AAA Group cultivar baxijiao chromosome BXJ3-4, Cavendish_Baxijiao_AAA, whole genome shotgun sequence harbors:
- the LOC135636352 gene encoding uncharacterized protein LOC135636352, with translation MGNCLPSLAHEPRSRKSKNRPHGAVAPLHHRADEPEKGGQPQAEDDGNKVGARVKVVMTKEAAAVLLSMLAGSNGRKVESMLRELKEEKGRSFSSAKPASGGDLWRPTLESIPEN, from the coding sequence ATGGGCAACTGCTTGCCGAGCTTGGCTCATGAGCCCAGGAGTCGTAAGAGCAAGAACAGACCTCACGGTGCCGTGGCTCCACTACACCACCGTGCGGATGAACCTGAGAAAGGAGGTCAGCCACAAGCAGAGGACGATGGCAACAAGGTCGGTGCGAGGGTGAAGGTGGTGATGACGAAGGAGGCGGCGGCCGTGCTGCTATCCATGCTCGCCGGCAGCAATGGGAGAAAGGTGGAAAGCATGCTGCGGGAACTGAAAGAAGAGAAAGGCCGCAGCTTCAGCTCAGCAAAGCCTGCGTCTGGCGGGGACCTTTGGAGACCCACTCTCGAGAGCATACCGGAGAATTAA